One window of Methylococcus sp. EFPC2 genomic DNA carries:
- a CDS encoding type II toxin-antitoxin system RatA family toxin — protein MKLVARYICRAGRIGLLLLVGCGLGLEADGAEVLNVVVREQQGRYELHSEVLILAPAPEVRALLMDFENLPRINPDLKRVRVLDRKHDGEARLGIVAEFCLLACLDLNWVQDVRLQPGGDIAVAIEPNSGDFRQGNGHWRLLPAGTGTRLIYTVELTPNVWLPPVFGPWLMKRKMAVEAVETSRALERMAVPNPIPRAAAP, from the coding sequence GTGAAACTGGTCGCACGCTACATTTGCCGGGCGGGAAGAATAGGGCTCCTGCTGCTCGTTGGCTGCGGCCTGGGCCTTGAAGCGGACGGCGCGGAAGTCCTGAACGTGGTGGTCAGAGAGCAGCAGGGACGCTATGAGCTGCATTCGGAAGTGTTGATTCTGGCGCCCGCCCCGGAAGTCCGCGCGTTGCTCATGGACTTCGAGAACCTGCCGCGGATCAACCCCGACCTCAAGCGGGTCAGGGTGCTGGATCGCAAGCATGACGGCGAAGCCCGCCTGGGCATAGTCGCGGAATTCTGCCTGCTGGCGTGCCTGGACCTGAATTGGGTCCAGGATGTCCGGCTCCAGCCCGGCGGGGACATTGCAGTGGCCATAGAGCCCAATAGCGGGGATTTCCGCCAGGGCAACGGGCATTGGCGCCTGCTCCCGGCCGGCACCGGAACCCGGCTGATCTACACCGTCGAGCTGACGCCGAATGTCTGGCTGCCGCCGGTGTTCGGCCCCTGGCTGATGAAGCGCAAGATGGCCGTGGAAGCGGTCGAGACCTCGCGAGCCCTAGAACGCATGGCCGTCCCCAACCCGATCCCGCGCGCGGCCGCTCCCTGA
- a CDS encoding FAD-dependent oxidoreductase, which translates to MYRNRLVLIVGLLLLAGAFFAFDLQRWFTLEALKAGQDAIAAYRAVHPLLSVALYGLLYVTVTALSLPGAAVLTLAGGAVFGLLWGTVIVSFASTLGATLAFLAARFLFRDAVKNRFGQRAQAIDAGIARDGAFYLFTLRLVPLFPFFVINLLMGLTVLPVRTYYWVSQVGMLPGTIVYVNAGTQLAGIDSLSGILSPGLLLSFALLGLFPWIARKLVDTVKARKAYEKWEKPARYDRNLVVIGAGAAGLVAAYIASAAKAKVTLVEKHRLGGDCLNTGCVPSKALIRTAKLLNRIRRAPEYGIRRADAEFDFAEAMERVQRVIRAVEPHDSAERYTQLGVEVLAGEAKILTPWSVEVQTADGRRTLTTRSIVIAAGARPWVPPIPGLAEAGYLTSDTVWDLRILPQRLVVLGGGPIGCELAQTFARFGSQVVLVEMAPRLLVREDPDVSEFVAERFRAEGVELRLEHSAVRVAVEGSEKILVAQHRGEEVSIPCDQILVAVGRVANIQGYGLEELGIPTTAERTIETNDYLATLYPNIYACGDVAGPYQFTHTASHQAWYAAVNALFGDFKAFRADYRVIPWATFTDPEVARVGLNEQEAQAQGIACEVSRYGIDDLDRAIADGEAQGYVKLLTAPGSDRILGATIVGPHAGDLIAEFVLAMKQGIGLNKLLGTLHIYPTLAEANRYAAGVWKRAHAPTLLLRWLERYHAWRRGG; encoded by the coding sequence ATGTATCGCAATCGTCTCGTCCTGATCGTCGGCCTGCTGCTGCTCGCCGGCGCGTTCTTCGCCTTCGACCTGCAGCGCTGGTTCACCCTGGAAGCACTGAAAGCCGGGCAGGACGCCATCGCCGCTTACCGGGCCGTTCATCCCTTGCTCTCCGTCGCGCTTTACGGTCTGCTGTATGTGACGGTCACCGCGCTGTCCCTGCCTGGCGCGGCGGTGCTGACCCTGGCGGGCGGCGCCGTCTTCGGCCTGCTCTGGGGCACGGTGATCGTTTCGTTCGCCTCGACTCTGGGGGCGACCCTGGCCTTTCTCGCCGCCCGCTTCCTGTTCCGGGACGCGGTGAAAAACCGCTTCGGCCAGCGTGCCCAGGCCATAGACGCCGGCATCGCCCGCGACGGGGCTTTCTATCTCTTCACTCTGCGGCTGGTGCCGCTATTCCCGTTCTTCGTCATCAACCTGCTGATGGGGCTGACCGTCCTGCCGGTGCGCACTTATTACTGGGTCAGCCAGGTCGGCATGTTGCCGGGCACGATCGTCTACGTGAACGCCGGCACCCAGTTGGCCGGCATCGACTCGCTCTCCGGCATACTCTCGCCGGGCCTGCTGCTGTCTTTCGCCCTGCTGGGGCTGTTCCCGTGGATCGCCCGGAAACTCGTCGACACCGTGAAGGCGCGCAAGGCCTACGAAAAATGGGAAAAGCCCGCCCGTTACGATCGCAACCTGGTGGTGATAGGCGCGGGAGCCGCCGGTCTGGTTGCCGCCTACATCGCATCCGCGGCCAAGGCCAAGGTCACCCTGGTCGAGAAACACCGCTTGGGCGGGGATTGCCTGAACACCGGCTGCGTTCCTTCCAAGGCCTTGATACGCACGGCCAAACTGCTGAACCGCATACGCCGCGCGCCGGAATACGGCATCCGCCGGGCCGACGCCGAGTTCGATTTCGCCGAGGCCATGGAGCGGGTGCAGCGGGTGATCAGGGCGGTGGAACCCCACGACTCGGCGGAGCGCTATACCCAGCTGGGTGTCGAGGTGCTGGCCGGTGAGGCCAAAATCCTGACGCCCTGGTCCGTCGAAGTACAAACGGCCGACGGCAGGCGCACGCTGACCACCCGTTCCATCGTCATCGCCGCCGGGGCCAGACCCTGGGTTCCGCCCATTCCCGGCCTGGCAGAAGCCGGCTACCTGACTTCGGACACCGTCTGGGATCTGCGCATATTGCCGCAGCGTCTGGTCGTCCTGGGCGGCGGGCCCATAGGCTGCGAACTGGCGCAGACCTTCGCGCGTTTCGGCAGCCAAGTCGTGCTGGTGGAAATGGCCCCTCGGCTGCTGGTTCGGGAAGACCCGGACGTATCCGAATTCGTTGCCGAGCGCTTCCGTGCGGAAGGTGTGGAACTGCGCCTGGAGCATAGTGCCGTGCGCGTCGCCGTCGAGGGGAGCGAAAAAATCCTGGTCGCGCAACACCGGGGCGAGGAGGTGAGCATTCCTTGCGACCAGATCCTGGTGGCGGTCGGCCGCGTGGCCAACATCCAGGGATACGGCCTGGAAGAACTGGGCATACCCACCACGGCGGAGCGAACGATAGAGACCAACGACTATCTGGCGACCCTCTACCCCAACATCTACGCCTGCGGCGACGTGGCGGGGCCTTACCAGTTCACCCACACGGCGTCCCACCAGGCCTGGTACGCGGCGGTCAATGCCTTGTTCGGCGATTTCAAGGCATTCCGCGCCGACTATCGCGTGATCCCCTGGGCCACCTTCACCGATCCGGAAGTGGCGCGGGTTGGCCTCAACGAGCAGGAAGCGCAAGCGCAGGGCATCGCCTGCGAAGTCAGCCGCTACGGTATCGACGACCTGGATCGTGCCATCGCCGACGGCGAGGCGCAGGGCTACGTCAAGCTGCTCACCGCGCCCGGCTCGGACCGCATACTGGGTGCGACGATCGTGGGCCCGCACGCCGGCGATCTGATCGCCGAATTCGTGCTGGCCATGAAGCAGGGCATAGGGCTCAACAAGCTGCTCGGCACCCTACACATCTACCCGACCTTGGCCGAGGCGAACCGATACGCCGCCGGCGTGTGGAAACGAGCCCATGCGCCGACGCTGCTGCTCCGCTGGCTGGAGCGGTATCACGCCTGGCGGCGGGGCGGCTGA
- the arsS gene encoding arsenosugar biosynthesis radical SAM (seleno)protein ArsS (Some members of this family are selenoproteins.): MHALLPLVRTSDFPNLTRGRLETVQVNLGYRCNQACLHCHVNASPKRKEMMTRETVEQVLAWLRRTPASTLDLTGGAPEMNPHFRYLVDGGRELGLHVIDRCNLTILEEPGYEDLADFLAERRVEITASLPCYLEDNVDRQRGDGVFQASIRGLGRLNALGYGSPDSGLVLNLVYNPQGPTLPPAQAGLEADYHRELDARYGIRFNRLYALANMPIQRFGSTLVSRGQFEPYLRLLKQAHREENLENVMCRSLISVDWQGYVHDCDFNQMLGLPLGGTKRHVTEIDAAALPGQAIITADHCYGCTADAGSSCGGALSGSTRNAPDQPD, encoded by the coding sequence ATGCACGCCTTATTGCCCCTGGTACGCACCAGCGACTTTCCCAATTTAACCCGCGGCCGGCTGGAAACGGTGCAAGTCAACCTGGGCTACCGCTGCAACCAGGCCTGTTTGCACTGCCACGTCAACGCCAGCCCCAAACGCAAGGAGATGATGACGCGGGAAACCGTCGAGCAGGTGCTGGCCTGGCTGCGGCGTACGCCCGCCTCGACCTTGGATTTGACCGGCGGTGCGCCGGAGATGAACCCGCATTTCCGCTATCTGGTCGACGGCGGGCGCGAGTTGGGGCTGCACGTCATCGACCGTTGCAACCTGACGATACTGGAAGAGCCGGGTTACGAAGACCTGGCCGATTTTCTCGCCGAACGGCGGGTGGAAATCACCGCCTCGCTCCCCTGTTATCTGGAGGACAACGTCGACCGGCAGCGCGGCGACGGGGTGTTTCAGGCCAGCATCCGCGGACTCGGCAGGCTCAACGCCCTCGGTTACGGCAGCCCCGATTCCGGCCTGGTCCTGAACCTGGTGTACAACCCGCAAGGCCCGACCCTGCCGCCCGCGCAAGCCGGATTGGAAGCGGATTACCACCGCGAACTGGACGCGCGCTACGGCATCCGCTTCAACCGCCTCTACGCCCTGGCCAACATGCCCATCCAGCGTTTCGGCAGCACGCTGGTATCCAGGGGACAATTCGAGCCTTATCTGCGCCTGTTGAAGCAGGCCCACCGCGAGGAGAACCTGGAAAACGTCATGTGCCGCAGCCTGATCAGCGTCGACTGGCAGGGTTACGTCCACGACTGCGATTTCAACCAGATGCTGGGATTGCCCCTGGGCGGGACGAAGCGCCATGTGACGGAAATCGACGCGGCCGCCCTGCCGGGCCAGGCCATCATCACCGCCGACCATTGCTACGGCTGCACCGCCGACGCGGGGAGTTCCTGCGGCGGCGCCTTGAGCGGAAGTACCCGCAATGCTCCCGACCAACCCGACTGA
- a CDS encoding methyltransferase domain-containing protein, translated as MFVENTVRERYSEGARERQEALCCPVDYDRELLKRLPQEIIDKDYGCGDPSLYVQEGDTVLDLGSGGGKICYMAAQLVGPEGLVIGVDMNDDMLGLARKYQPEMAEKLGGDRVRFVKGYIQDLALDVEAMEAYLAEHPVTDAASLAALKAWQTRQRRERPLIADHSVDLVISNCVLNLVGDGDKNQLVEEIFRVLKPGGRVAISDIVADEPVPQHLKDDPTLWSGCISGAFEEREFIRAFERAGFGAVCLDRWEAEPWQVVEGIEFRAVTLVAFKGWGRECIDRGHAVIYRGPYTEVRDEEGHVFPRGERIAVCERTFRTLTEGPCRKHFIGIEPKTLAAPIAWCAPHGTRRSPKETKGGRQIVECGGEKCC; from the coding sequence ATGTTTGTAGAAAATACCGTACGCGAACGTTATTCCGAAGGCGCCCGCGAGCGTCAGGAAGCCCTCTGTTGCCCCGTGGACTACGACCGCGAACTGCTGAAGCGGCTGCCGCAGGAGATCATCGACAAGGACTACGGCTGCGGCGATCCCTCCCTCTATGTGCAGGAAGGCGACACCGTGCTGGACCTGGGCTCGGGCGGGGGCAAGATCTGCTACATGGCGGCGCAACTGGTCGGGCCGGAAGGCTTGGTGATCGGCGTCGACATGAACGACGACATGCTGGGCCTGGCGCGCAAATACCAGCCCGAGATGGCTGAAAAACTGGGCGGCGACCGGGTGCGTTTCGTCAAGGGCTATATCCAGGATCTGGCCCTGGACGTGGAAGCGATGGAAGCCTATCTGGCCGAACATCCCGTGACCGACGCCGCTTCGCTCGCGGCGCTGAAGGCCTGGCAGACCCGGCAGCGCAGGGAACGGCCGTTGATCGCGGACCACTCGGTGGACCTCGTCATCTCCAACTGCGTGTTGAACCTGGTGGGCGACGGCGACAAGAACCAACTGGTCGAGGAGATCTTCCGCGTGCTCAAGCCGGGCGGGCGGGTCGCCATCTCCGACATCGTCGCCGACGAACCGGTGCCGCAGCACCTGAAGGACGATCCCACCCTGTGGAGCGGCTGCATCTCCGGCGCCTTCGAGGAAAGGGAGTTCATCCGCGCCTTCGAACGGGCCGGCTTCGGCGCCGTGTGCCTGGATCGCTGGGAAGCCGAGCCCTGGCAGGTGGTCGAGGGCATCGAATTCCGCGCCGTCACCCTGGTCGCCTTCAAGGGCTGGGGCCGGGAATGCATAGACCGCGGCCATGCGGTGATCTACCGCGGCCCCTATACCGAGGTGCGCGACGAGGAGGGCCACGTCTTCCCGCGCGGCGAACGCATCGCCGTGTGTGAGCGGACCTTCCGCACCCTGACCGAAGGCCCCTGCCGCAAGCATTTCATCGGCATCGAACCCAAGACCCTCGCCGCCCCCATCGCTTGGTGCGCGCCGCACGGCACCCGCCGTTCGCCCAAAGAAACCAAGGGCGGGCGGCAGATCGTCGAGTGCGGCGGGGAGAAATGCTGCTGA
- a CDS encoding carboxymuconolactone decarboxylase family protein: MSFVDTPDDYPYAWYVRPVLALLRKRLGGVPEPVKLWARMPLAFLGFQLMQRALERKASPLDGKLRALVRTRIAQLNSCHFCVDLNASHALERGVTEEQLRDLAIFRDSPRFAAAEKAALVYAEAVSGEAIAIEPELIERLRQAYGDQGIVELAALVGHQNLSAKFNAALGVPAEGYCMTAYGIAPPD; encoded by the coding sequence ATGAGCTTCGTCGACACCCCCGATGATTACCCCTATGCCTGGTACGTCCGCCCGGTGCTGGCCCTGTTGCGCAAGCGCCTGGGCGGCGTGCCGGAACCCGTGAAGCTTTGGGCGCGCATGCCCCTGGCCTTTCTCGGCTTCCAGCTGATGCAGCGCGCGCTGGAACGCAAGGCCTCGCCCCTGGACGGAAAGCTGCGCGCCCTGGTCCGCACCCGCATCGCCCAGCTCAATAGCTGCCATTTCTGCGTCGACCTCAACGCCTCACATGCCCTGGAGCGGGGCGTCACGGAGGAACAATTGCGGGATCTGGCGATATTCCGCGACTCGCCGCGTTTCGCTGCGGCGGAAAAAGCCGCCCTGGTCTACGCGGAAGCCGTCAGCGGCGAGGCCATCGCGATCGAGCCCGAGCTGATAGAGCGTTTGCGGCAGGCTTACGGCGACCAGGGCATCGTCGAACTGGCCGCCCTGGTCGGCCATCAAAACCTTTCCGCCAAATTCAATGCGGCCCTCGGCGTGCCGGCCGAAGGCTATTGCATGACGGCTTACGGAATCGCTCCGCCGGATTGA
- a CDS encoding DUF3047 domain-containing protein → MNKLVRLLGGVLLYGRICVADEGAQPTPFSTATPGEHLPAGWAVTTVAKIPRATVYDLVRDGEDTVLRATADASAASATHKLDVDPKTSPWLSWRWKVSRVLDKADLASKAGDDYAARVYVFFDYDIGRLPFLERSKIALARLVYGTDLPAATLCYVWDNRYPVGTRTWSAYTDRVRMIVLESGAAKVGQWVRESRDVAADFRAAFGDEPPSISGVALATDTDNTGERAVSYFGDVEFQPSPKSRP, encoded by the coding sequence GTGAACAAGCTGGTGCGCCTGCTCGGCGGTGTTTTGTTGTACGGTCGGATCTGCGTCGCCGACGAAGGCGCGCAGCCGACCCCGTTCTCCACGGCGACGCCCGGTGAGCATTTGCCGGCAGGCTGGGCCGTGACCACCGTGGCGAAAATTCCTCGCGCGACCGTTTACGATCTGGTCCGGGACGGCGAGGACACGGTGTTGCGCGCGACCGCCGACGCCTCGGCCGCCAGCGCCACGCACAAGCTCGACGTGGACCCCAAGACGAGCCCCTGGCTGAGCTGGCGCTGGAAAGTCTCGCGCGTGCTGGACAAGGCCGACCTCGCCAGCAAGGCCGGGGACGATTATGCGGCCCGCGTCTATGTGTTTTTCGACTACGACATCGGCCGCCTGCCTTTCCTGGAACGCTCCAAGATCGCCCTGGCCAGGCTTGTCTACGGCACGGATCTGCCGGCAGCCACGCTCTGTTACGTGTGGGACAACCGTTATCCGGTCGGTACCCGCACCTGGAGCGCCTACACCGACCGGGTGCGGATGATCGTGTTGGAAAGCGGAGCCGCGAAGGTGGGACAGTGGGTCCGGGAAAGCCGCGATGTGGCCGCCGATTTCCGCGCCGCTTTCGGCGATGAGCCGCCGAGCATCAGCGGCGTGGCGCTGGCGACAGACACCGACAACACCGGGGAGCGGGCCGTCAGCTATTTCGGCGATGTCGAGTTCCAGCCATCGCCGAAGTCCCGGCCCTAG
- a CDS encoding TIGR04282 family arsenosugar biosynthesis glycosyltransferase: protein MSPIESRQVAVAVFAKAPIPGLAKTRMIPRLGAEGAADLQRRLLGWTLETAVAAELGPVSLWCAPSCDHPVFAAHRDGFGLRLFEQRGEDLGARMLHAFSALCAESPVLLVGTDCPALTAHTLRSAAQALLCGKDAVFLPAEDGGYVLIGLSKPEPALFENMPWGTDRVMAETRARLSGLGLNWTEPETLWDVDRPEDLDRLADSGLFDDGYDRRVT, encoded by the coding sequence ATGAGCCCGATTGAAAGCCGGCAGGTCGCCGTCGCCGTGTTCGCCAAGGCGCCCATACCCGGCCTGGCCAAGACGCGCATGATCCCCCGCTTGGGTGCCGAGGGTGCGGCCGATCTGCAACGGCGCCTGCTGGGGTGGACTTTGGAAACCGCGGTCGCAGCCGAACTCGGCCCGGTCTCCCTGTGGTGCGCGCCATCCTGCGATCATCCGGTTTTCGCCGCGCACCGCGACGGGTTCGGTTTGCGATTGTTCGAGCAGCGAGGCGAAGATCTGGGCGCCCGCATGCTGCACGCCTTCTCGGCCCTCTGCGCGGAATCCCCGGTGCTGCTTGTGGGCACGGACTGTCCCGCGCTGACCGCTCACACTCTCCGTTCCGCGGCCCAGGCTTTGCTCTGCGGCAAGGACGCGGTTTTTCTGCCGGCCGAGGACGGCGGCTACGTCCTGATAGGTCTGAGCAAGCCCGAGCCCGCCCTGTTCGAAAACATGCCCTGGGGCACTGACCGGGTCATGGCGGAGACGCGCGCCCGCCTGTCCGGCCTGGGGCTGAACTGGACCGAGCCGGAGACGCTGTGGGACGTGGACCGGCCCGAGGATCTCGACCGGCTGGCGGACAGCGGTTTGTTCGATGATGGATACGACAGGAGAGTAACGTGA
- a CDS encoding TIGR04283 family arsenosugar biosynthesis glycosyltransferase, which translates to MDLLPASTAMVKLSVILPTLDEAEGLQARLAALQPLRTRGCEVIVADGGSVDGTPELARPFADAVIASGRGRAKQMNAGAALARGEILLFLHADTRLPDAADELICRGLAESGRNWGRFDVAIDGTHRGLPVIAGLMNRRSRLSGIATGDQGLFVRRALFQTVGGYSDIALMEDIVLSRRLKAYGSPLCLQQKVTTSGRRWEKNGVVRTVLLMWSLRLAFFFGASPARLAKIYGYEPD; encoded by the coding sequence ATGGATCTGCTTCCTGCGTCTACAGCCATGGTGAAACTCTCCGTCATCCTTCCCACCCTCGATGAAGCCGAAGGCCTACAGGCCCGGCTCGCCGCTTTGCAGCCCTTGCGTACTCGGGGCTGCGAGGTGATCGTGGCCGACGGCGGCAGCGTGGACGGTACGCCCGAGCTGGCGCGCCCGTTCGCCGATGCCGTGATCGCGAGCGGGCGGGGCCGGGCCAAGCAGATGAACGCCGGCGCGGCGCTGGCCCGGGGCGAGATCTTGCTGTTCCTCCACGCAGACACCCGGCTGCCGGACGCGGCCGACGAGCTGATATGCCGGGGCCTGGCGGAAAGCGGTCGGAACTGGGGTCGCTTCGACGTCGCCATCGATGGAACCCATCGTGGGCTGCCGGTGATCGCCGGGCTCATGAACCGCCGCTCCCGCCTGAGCGGCATCGCCACCGGCGATCAGGGCCTATTCGTGCGCCGCGCCCTGTTTCAAACGGTCGGGGGATACTCCGACATCGCCCTGATGGAAGACATCGTGCTGTCGCGCCGGCTCAAAGCTTACGGCTCCCCGCTTTGCCTGCAGCAAAAGGTGACCACCTCGGGTCGGCGCTGGGAAAAAAATGGGGTCGTCCGCACCGTCCTGCTGATGTGGAGCTTGCGCCTGGCGTTCTTTTTCGGCGCCTCCCCGGCGCGGCTGGCGAAGATCTACGGCTATGAGCCCGATTGA
- the hslV gene encoding ATP-dependent protease subunit HslV, producing MENFHGTTIVSVRRGDTVVIGGDGQVTLGNTVMKGNARKVRRLYHGRVLAGFAGATADAFTLFERFEGQLEKQRGNLTKAAVELVKDWRTDRMLRRLEALLAVADAKASLIISGTGDVIEPENGLIAIGSGGPFAQSAARALLENTELGARDIVEKALHIAGDICIYTNHNLTIEELDTQALESA from the coding sequence GTGGAAAATTTTCACGGCACTACCATCGTATCGGTCCGCCGCGGCGATACGGTCGTCATCGGCGGCGACGGCCAGGTGACCCTGGGCAATACGGTGATGAAGGGCAATGCCCGCAAGGTGCGCCGGCTTTATCACGGCCGCGTGCTGGCAGGATTCGCCGGTGCCACGGCCGATGCCTTTACCCTGTTCGAGCGCTTCGAAGGCCAGCTCGAAAAACAGCGCGGCAATCTCACCAAGGCGGCGGTCGAGCTGGTCAAGGATTGGCGCACGGACCGCATGCTGCGCCGCCTGGAGGCCCTGCTGGCTGTGGCCGACGCCAAAGCCTCGCTGATCATTTCCGGCACCGGCGACGTGATCGAGCCGGAAAACGGCCTCATCGCCATCGGCTCAGGCGGCCCCTTCGCCCAGTCGGCGGCGCGGGCGCTGCTGGAAAACACCGAACTGGGCGCCCGCGACATCGTGGAAAAGGCCTTGCACATCGCCGGCGACATCTGCATCTACACCAATCACAATCTGACCATCGAAGAGTTGGATACCCAAGCCCTAGAGTCCGCCTGA
- the hslU gene encoding ATP-dependent protease ATPase subunit HslU yields the protein MTQMTPREIVHELDKHIVGQTNAKRAVAIALRNRWRRAQVDAALRDEITPKNILMIGPTGVGKTEIARRLARLAQAPFIKVEATKFTEVGYVGRDVESIIRDLVDAAVKLTRQADMAKVQARAETAAEEAVLNVLLPSAEGWAGAETAAESTTRQKFRQKLRNGELDEKEIEIEVAAGAVGVEIMAPPGMEEMSSQLQSLFQNIGSNRKRTRKLRVKDALNVLKEEEAAKLVNEEDIKLRAVESVEQNGIVFIDEIDKICKRSEYGGSSGADVSREGVQRDLLPLVEGSTVSTKYGMVRTDHILFIASGAFHLAKPSDLIPEMQGRFPIRVELDALTAEDFVRILTEPDASLTQQYQALLAAEGVNLEFRPDGIARIAQISFEVNEKTENIGARRLHTVLERLLETVSFAAADFDGQTVAIDADYVDRQLGELAQDEDLSRYIL from the coding sequence ATGACCCAGATGACACCCCGCGAAATCGTCCACGAGCTGGACAAGCACATCGTCGGCCAGACCAACGCCAAGCGCGCGGTCGCCATCGCACTGCGCAACCGCTGGCGACGGGCCCAGGTCGACGCGGCGCTACGCGACGAGATCACGCCCAAGAACATCTTGATGATAGGACCGACCGGCGTGGGTAAGACCGAGATCGCCCGCCGCTTGGCACGCCTGGCCCAGGCGCCCTTCATCAAGGTGGAAGCGACCAAGTTCACCGAAGTGGGTTATGTCGGCCGTGACGTGGAATCCATCATCCGCGATCTGGTCGACGCCGCAGTCAAGCTGACGCGCCAGGCCGACATGGCCAAGGTGCAGGCGCGCGCGGAAACGGCCGCCGAGGAAGCGGTGCTGAACGTGCTGCTGCCGTCCGCGGAAGGCTGGGCCGGCGCGGAAACCGCAGCCGAATCCACGACCCGGCAGAAATTCCGCCAGAAGCTGCGCAACGGCGAACTGGACGAAAAGGAAATCGAGATCGAGGTCGCGGCCGGCGCGGTCGGCGTGGAAATCATGGCCCCGCCGGGCATGGAAGAGATGAGCAGCCAGTTGCAGAGCCTGTTCCAGAACATCGGCTCCAACCGCAAGCGCACCCGCAAGCTGCGGGTCAAAGACGCGCTCAACGTGCTGAAGGAAGAAGAGGCCGCCAAGCTGGTAAACGAGGAGGACATCAAGCTGCGCGCGGTCGAGTCCGTGGAACAGAACGGCATCGTGTTCATCGACGAGATCGACAAGATCTGCAAGCGCTCCGAATACGGCGGCAGCAGCGGGGCGGACGTGTCGCGCGAAGGCGTGCAGCGCGACCTGCTGCCGCTGGTGGAAGGCTCCACGGTGAGCACCAAATACGGCATGGTGCGGACCGATCACATCCTGTTCATCGCGTCCGGCGCCTTCCATCTGGCCAAGCCATCCGACCTGATCCCGGAAATGCAGGGCCGCTTCCCCATCCGCGTGGAACTGGACGCGCTGACCGCCGAGGATTTCGTCCGCATCCTGACCGAACCCGACGCCTCGCTGACCCAGCAATACCAGGCCCTGCTGGCCGCCGAGGGGGTGAACCTGGAATTCCGCCCGGACGGCATCGCCCGCATCGCCCAGATCAGCTTCGAGGTCAACGAGAAGACCGAGAACATCGGCGCCCGCCGCCTGCACACGGTGCTGGAGCGCTTGCTGGAAACCGTGTCCTTCGCCGCCGCGGACTTCGACGGCCAGACCGTAGCAATCGACGCCGACTATGTCGACCGCCAACTCGGCGAACTGGCGCAGGACGAAGACCTGAGCCGCTACATACTCTGA
- a CDS encoding gamma-butyrobetaine hydroxylase-like domain-containing protein encodes MSTPNPTDITLHQATRILEVAFDDGSRFELPCEYLRVYSPSAEVRGHGPDQEVLQVGKQDVTITALEPVGHYAIKPTFSDGHDSGIYPFEMLYNLGIHQKELWGEYLRRLREAGYER; translated from the coding sequence ATGAGCACGCCCAATCCGACCGACATCACCCTGCACCAGGCCACGCGCATCCTGGAAGTGGCCTTCGACGACGGCTCCCGCTTCGAGCTGCCCTGCGAATACCTGCGGGTCTATTCGCCGTCCGCGGAAGTGCGCGGCCATGGACCGGATCAGGAGGTGTTGCAGGTGGGCAAGCAGGACGTGACCATCACCGCCCTGGAGCCGGTTGGCCACTACGCCATCAAACCCACCTTCAGCGACGGCCACGACAGCGGAATCTACCCTTTCGAGATGCTGTACAATCTCGGCATCCATCAGAAGGAGCTATGGGGCGAATACCTGCGCAGGCTGAGAGAAGCCGGTTACGAGCGCTGA